The following proteins are co-located in the Mauremys reevesii isolate NIE-2019 linkage group 23, ASM1616193v1, whole genome shotgun sequence genome:
- the LOC120389270 gene encoding oligodendrocyte transcription factor 3-like, with the protein MDSDVASTSSRASSPELEEAGSPQLLFEAFCREPAAPQPGPGEPSPRGGAGAKLRGGRKEQSDEQQQEQRLKVNSRERRRMHDLNQALDGLRDVMPCAQGPAVRKLSKLATLLLARNYILALSSSLQEMRRLLGELHPLPRGRPVPASPSACSAAAAPGYLGFRAAPPETHRGAAGPLGPFYRHYSGSPCLCALCRPGPQELPRTAAAPACPRASK; encoded by the coding sequence atGGATTCCGATGTGGCCTCCACATCCAGCAGAGCCTCGTCCCCGGAGCTGGAGGAAGCGGGCAGCCCCCAGCTCCTGTTTGAAGCCTTCTGCCGCGAGCCAGCGGCTCCCCAGCCGGGGcccggggagcccagcccccGCGGCGGGGCCGGGGCGAAGCTGCGGGGCGGCAGGAAGGAGCAGTCGGACgaacagcagcaggagcagcggctgaaGGTGAACAGCCGCGAGCGCCGGCGGATGCACGACCTGAACCAGGCGCTGGACGGCCTGCGGGACGTGATGCCCTGCGCGCAGGGCCCCGCGGTGCGCAAGCTCTCCAAGCTcgccaccctgctgctggcccgCAACTACATCCTCGCGCTGAGCAGCTCCCTGCAGGAGATGCGGCGGCTGCTGGGCGAGCTCCACCCGCTTCCCCGGGGCCGCCCCGTGCCCGCCTCTCCCTCCGCCTGCTCCGCGGCAGCCGCGCCTGGGTACCTGGGCTTCCGAGCGGCTCCGCCAGAGACTCACCGCGGGGCAGCGGGGCCCCTGGGCCCCTTTTACAGACACTACTCCGGCTCGCCCTGCCTCTGCGCCTTGTGCCGGCCCGGGCCCCAGGAGCTGCCAAGAACCGCAGCCGCCCCGGCCTGCCCAAGGGCGAGCAAGTGA
- the BSDC1 gene encoding BSD domain-containing protein 1 isoform X2 yields MAEGEDGGWWRSWLQQSYQTVKEKSTEALEFMKRDLTEFTQVVQHDTACTIAATASVVKEKLVTEGSSGTTEKVKKGLADFLGVISDTFAPSPDKTIDCDVITLMATPSGTTEPYDSTKARLYTLQSDPATYCNEPDGPTELFESWLSQFHLEEKKGEISELLVTSPSIRALYTKMVPVAVSHSEFWQRYFYKVHHLEQEEVRREALKQRAEQSVHQEEPGWEEEEEEFLGMSPLPCVNLKSPEEGEQTTSVLAAAAPPTLEESPIPSIKEPAEESWSGLAAVPAPAQVTLSESSESVSLVTQIANPASVPDAQLQTGAQLSGARDLSQRLLEATSEEQGSQPKPAESAHPPTATWELAVSSEQLGSAGLKEQTESKPTGQIKTLKEDGLTDLRVFELNSDSGKSTPSNNGKKGSSTDISEDWEKDFDLDMTEEEVQLALSKVEVSGELEDEEWEDWE; encoded by the exons ATGGCGGAAGG GGAAGATGGAGGCTGGTGGAGAAGCTGGTTGCAGCAAAGCTACCAGACTGTCAAAGAGAAG TCCACGGAAGCATTGGAGTTCATGAAGCGGGACCTGACTGAATTCACCCAGGTGGTGCAGCATGATACAGCATGCACTATTGCTGCCACCGCCAGCGTGGTCAAGGAGAAACTGGTT ACGGAAGGCTCCTCGGGCACGACTGAGAAGGTGAAGAAAGGACTTGCAGACTTCCTGGGCGTCATCTCAGACACATTCGCTCCTTCGCCAGATAAGACCATCGACTGCGATGTCATAACACTGATGGCAACACCCTCTGGTACTACAGAACCGTACGACAGCACCAAG GCTCGTCTCTACACCCTGCAGTCGGACCCAGCAACCTACTGCAACGAACCGGATG GCCccactgagctctttgagtcctGGCTCTCTCAGTTTCACCTAGAGGAGAAGAAAGGGGAGATCTCGGAGCTGCTGGTGACCAGCCCCTCCATCCGGGCTCTCTACACCAAGATG GTCCCAGTGGCTGTTTCCCATTCCGAATTCTGGCAGCGCTACTTCTATAAAGTCCATCACCTGGAGCAG GAGGAGGTTCGGAGGGAAGCTCTGAAGCAGAGGGCGGAGCAGAGCGTGCATcaggaggagccaggctgggaagAGGAAGAGG AGGAATTTTTGGGGATGTCGCCCCTACCTTGTGTGAATTTGAAATCTCCAGAAGAGGGAGAGCAAACAACATCTGTccttgcagcagctgctcccccGACCCTGGAGGAAAGTCCCATCCCCAGCATAAAGGAGCCAGCAGAGGAAAGCTGGTCTGGTCTTGctgcagtcccagccccagcccaggtgacCCTGTCTGAGAGCAGCGAGAGTGTCTCCCTTGTGACTCAGATTGCAAACCCTGCCTCTGTGCCTGATGCACAGTTACAGACTGGAGCACAGCTGTCTGGGGCCAGGGACCTCTCCCAAAGGTTACTGGAAGCTACTTCTGAAGAGCAGGGCTCCCAGCCAAAACCAGCAGAATCTGCACATCCTCCTACAGCCACTTGGGAGCTGGCAGTGTCTTCAGAACAACTGGGCTCTGCGGGGCTCAAGGAGCAGACAGAGAGCAAGCCAACGGGCCAGATAAAGACTCTGAAAGAGGATGGGCTGACAGATTTACGAGTCTTTGAGCTGAACTCCGACAGTGGAAAATCCACTCCCTCCAACAATGGGAAGAAAG GCTCCAGCACCGATATCAGTGAGGACTGGGAGAAAGACTTTGATTTGGACATGACAGAAGAAGAAGTGCAGCTGGCGCTCTCGAAGGTGGAGGTGTCCGGAGAG
- the BSDC1 gene encoding BSD domain-containing protein 1 isoform X1: MAEGFICLSCNREDGGWWRSWLQQSYQTVKEKSTEALEFMKRDLTEFTQVVQHDTACTIAATASVVKEKLVTEGSSGTTEKVKKGLADFLGVISDTFAPSPDKTIDCDVITLMATPSGTTEPYDSTKARLYTLQSDPATYCNEPDGPTELFESWLSQFHLEEKKGEISELLVTSPSIRALYTKMVPVAVSHSEFWQRYFYKVHHLEQEEVRREALKQRAEQSVHQEEPGWEEEEEEFLGMSPLPCVNLKSPEEGEQTTSVLAAAAPPTLEESPIPSIKEPAEESWSGLAAVPAPAQVTLSESSESVSLVTQIANPASVPDAQLQTGAQLSGARDLSQRLLEATSEEQGSQPKPAESAHPPTATWELAVSSEQLGSAGLKEQTESKPTGQIKTLKEDGLTDLRVFELNSDSGKSTPSNNGKKGSSTDISEDWEKDFDLDMTEEEVQLALSKVEVSGELEDEEWEDWE; encoded by the exons ATGGCGGAAGG CTTCATATGTTTATCCTGTAACAGGGAAGATGGAGGCTGGTGGAGAAGCTGGTTGCAGCAAAGCTACCAGACTGTCAAAGAGAAG TCCACGGAAGCATTGGAGTTCATGAAGCGGGACCTGACTGAATTCACCCAGGTGGTGCAGCATGATACAGCATGCACTATTGCTGCCACCGCCAGCGTGGTCAAGGAGAAACTGGTT ACGGAAGGCTCCTCGGGCACGACTGAGAAGGTGAAGAAAGGACTTGCAGACTTCCTGGGCGTCATCTCAGACACATTCGCTCCTTCGCCAGATAAGACCATCGACTGCGATGTCATAACACTGATGGCAACACCCTCTGGTACTACAGAACCGTACGACAGCACCAAG GCTCGTCTCTACACCCTGCAGTCGGACCCAGCAACCTACTGCAACGAACCGGATG GCCccactgagctctttgagtcctGGCTCTCTCAGTTTCACCTAGAGGAGAAGAAAGGGGAGATCTCGGAGCTGCTGGTGACCAGCCCCTCCATCCGGGCTCTCTACACCAAGATG GTCCCAGTGGCTGTTTCCCATTCCGAATTCTGGCAGCGCTACTTCTATAAAGTCCATCACCTGGAGCAG GAGGAGGTTCGGAGGGAAGCTCTGAAGCAGAGGGCGGAGCAGAGCGTGCATcaggaggagccaggctgggaagAGGAAGAGG AGGAATTTTTGGGGATGTCGCCCCTACCTTGTGTGAATTTGAAATCTCCAGAAGAGGGAGAGCAAACAACATCTGTccttgcagcagctgctcccccGACCCTGGAGGAAAGTCCCATCCCCAGCATAAAGGAGCCAGCAGAGGAAAGCTGGTCTGGTCTTGctgcagtcccagccccagcccaggtgacCCTGTCTGAGAGCAGCGAGAGTGTCTCCCTTGTGACTCAGATTGCAAACCCTGCCTCTGTGCCTGATGCACAGTTACAGACTGGAGCACAGCTGTCTGGGGCCAGGGACCTCTCCCAAAGGTTACTGGAAGCTACTTCTGAAGAGCAGGGCTCCCAGCCAAAACCAGCAGAATCTGCACATCCTCCTACAGCCACTTGGGAGCTGGCAGTGTCTTCAGAACAACTGGGCTCTGCGGGGCTCAAGGAGCAGACAGAGAGCAAGCCAACGGGCCAGATAAAGACTCTGAAAGAGGATGGGCTGACAGATTTACGAGTCTTTGAGCTGAACTCCGACAGTGGAAAATCCACTCCCTCCAACAATGGGAAGAAAG GCTCCAGCACCGATATCAGTGAGGACTGGGAGAAAGACTTTGATTTGGACATGACAGAAGAAGAAGTGCAGCTGGCGCTCTCGAAGGTGGAGGTGTCCGGAGAG
- the BSDC1 gene encoding BSD domain-containing protein 1 isoform X5: MAEGEDGGWWRSWLQQSYQTVKEKTEGSSGTTEKVKKGLADFLGVISDTFAPSPDKTIDCDVITLMATPSGTTEPYDSTKARLYTLQSDPATYCNEPDGPTELFESWLSQFHLEEKKGEISELLVTSPSIRALYTKMVPVAVSHSEFWQRYFYKVHHLEQEEVRREALKQRAEQSVHQEEPGWEEEEEEFLGMSPLPCVNLKSPEEGEQTTSVLAAAAPPTLEESPIPSIKEPAEESWSGLAAVPAPAQVTLSESSESVSLVTQIANPASVPDAQLQTGAQLSGARDLSQRLLEATSEEQGSQPKPAESAHPPTATWELAVSSEQLGSAGLKEQTESKPTGQIKTLKEDGLTDLRVFELNSDSGKSTPSNNGKKGSSTDISEDWEKDFDLDMTEEEVQLALSKVEVSGELEDEEWEDWE; encoded by the exons ATGGCGGAAGG GGAAGATGGAGGCTGGTGGAGAAGCTGGTTGCAGCAAAGCTACCAGACTGTCAAAGAGAAG ACGGAAGGCTCCTCGGGCACGACTGAGAAGGTGAAGAAAGGACTTGCAGACTTCCTGGGCGTCATCTCAGACACATTCGCTCCTTCGCCAGATAAGACCATCGACTGCGATGTCATAACACTGATGGCAACACCCTCTGGTACTACAGAACCGTACGACAGCACCAAG GCTCGTCTCTACACCCTGCAGTCGGACCCAGCAACCTACTGCAACGAACCGGATG GCCccactgagctctttgagtcctGGCTCTCTCAGTTTCACCTAGAGGAGAAGAAAGGGGAGATCTCGGAGCTGCTGGTGACCAGCCCCTCCATCCGGGCTCTCTACACCAAGATG GTCCCAGTGGCTGTTTCCCATTCCGAATTCTGGCAGCGCTACTTCTATAAAGTCCATCACCTGGAGCAG GAGGAGGTTCGGAGGGAAGCTCTGAAGCAGAGGGCGGAGCAGAGCGTGCATcaggaggagccaggctgggaagAGGAAGAGG AGGAATTTTTGGGGATGTCGCCCCTACCTTGTGTGAATTTGAAATCTCCAGAAGAGGGAGAGCAAACAACATCTGTccttgcagcagctgctcccccGACCCTGGAGGAAAGTCCCATCCCCAGCATAAAGGAGCCAGCAGAGGAAAGCTGGTCTGGTCTTGctgcagtcccagccccagcccaggtgacCCTGTCTGAGAGCAGCGAGAGTGTCTCCCTTGTGACTCAGATTGCAAACCCTGCCTCTGTGCCTGATGCACAGTTACAGACTGGAGCACAGCTGTCTGGGGCCAGGGACCTCTCCCAAAGGTTACTGGAAGCTACTTCTGAAGAGCAGGGCTCCCAGCCAAAACCAGCAGAATCTGCACATCCTCCTACAGCCACTTGGGAGCTGGCAGTGTCTTCAGAACAACTGGGCTCTGCGGGGCTCAAGGAGCAGACAGAGAGCAAGCCAACGGGCCAGATAAAGACTCTGAAAGAGGATGGGCTGACAGATTTACGAGTCTTTGAGCTGAACTCCGACAGTGGAAAATCCACTCCCTCCAACAATGGGAAGAAAG GCTCCAGCACCGATATCAGTGAGGACTGGGAGAAAGACTTTGATTTGGACATGACAGAAGAAGAAGTGCAGCTGGCGCTCTCGAAGGTGGAGGTGTCCGGAGAG
- the BSDC1 gene encoding BSD domain-containing protein 1 isoform X4: MAEGFICLSCNREDGGWWRSWLQQSYQTVKEKTEGSSGTTEKVKKGLADFLGVISDTFAPSPDKTIDCDVITLMATPSGTTEPYDSTKARLYTLQSDPATYCNEPDGPTELFESWLSQFHLEEKKGEISELLVTSPSIRALYTKMVPVAVSHSEFWQRYFYKVHHLEQEEVRREALKQRAEQSVHQEEPGWEEEEEEFLGMSPLPCVNLKSPEEGEQTTSVLAAAAPPTLEESPIPSIKEPAEESWSGLAAVPAPAQVTLSESSESVSLVTQIANPASVPDAQLQTGAQLSGARDLSQRLLEATSEEQGSQPKPAESAHPPTATWELAVSSEQLGSAGLKEQTESKPTGQIKTLKEDGLTDLRVFELNSDSGKSTPSNNGKKGSSTDISEDWEKDFDLDMTEEEVQLALSKVEVSGELEDEEWEDWE; the protein is encoded by the exons ATGGCGGAAGG CTTCATATGTTTATCCTGTAACAGGGAAGATGGAGGCTGGTGGAGAAGCTGGTTGCAGCAAAGCTACCAGACTGTCAAAGAGAAG ACGGAAGGCTCCTCGGGCACGACTGAGAAGGTGAAGAAAGGACTTGCAGACTTCCTGGGCGTCATCTCAGACACATTCGCTCCTTCGCCAGATAAGACCATCGACTGCGATGTCATAACACTGATGGCAACACCCTCTGGTACTACAGAACCGTACGACAGCACCAAG GCTCGTCTCTACACCCTGCAGTCGGACCCAGCAACCTACTGCAACGAACCGGATG GCCccactgagctctttgagtcctGGCTCTCTCAGTTTCACCTAGAGGAGAAGAAAGGGGAGATCTCGGAGCTGCTGGTGACCAGCCCCTCCATCCGGGCTCTCTACACCAAGATG GTCCCAGTGGCTGTTTCCCATTCCGAATTCTGGCAGCGCTACTTCTATAAAGTCCATCACCTGGAGCAG GAGGAGGTTCGGAGGGAAGCTCTGAAGCAGAGGGCGGAGCAGAGCGTGCATcaggaggagccaggctgggaagAGGAAGAGG AGGAATTTTTGGGGATGTCGCCCCTACCTTGTGTGAATTTGAAATCTCCAGAAGAGGGAGAGCAAACAACATCTGTccttgcagcagctgctcccccGACCCTGGAGGAAAGTCCCATCCCCAGCATAAAGGAGCCAGCAGAGGAAAGCTGGTCTGGTCTTGctgcagtcccagccccagcccaggtgacCCTGTCTGAGAGCAGCGAGAGTGTCTCCCTTGTGACTCAGATTGCAAACCCTGCCTCTGTGCCTGATGCACAGTTACAGACTGGAGCACAGCTGTCTGGGGCCAGGGACCTCTCCCAAAGGTTACTGGAAGCTACTTCTGAAGAGCAGGGCTCCCAGCCAAAACCAGCAGAATCTGCACATCCTCCTACAGCCACTTGGGAGCTGGCAGTGTCTTCAGAACAACTGGGCTCTGCGGGGCTCAAGGAGCAGACAGAGAGCAAGCCAACGGGCCAGATAAAGACTCTGAAAGAGGATGGGCTGACAGATTTACGAGTCTTTGAGCTGAACTCCGACAGTGGAAAATCCACTCCCTCCAACAATGGGAAGAAAG GCTCCAGCACCGATATCAGTGAGGACTGGGAGAAAGACTTTGATTTGGACATGACAGAAGAAGAAGTGCAGCTGGCGCTCTCGAAGGTGGAGGTGTCCGGAGAG
- the BSDC1 gene encoding BSD domain-containing protein 1 isoform X6, whose product MVWQKPWGKWRVCLVMGVVSLGWEQERLRNMDCFICLSCNREDGGWWRSWLQQSYQTVKEKSTEALEFMKRDLTEFTQVVQHDTACTIAATASVVKEKLVTEGSSGTTEKVKKGLADFLGVISDTFAPSPDKTIDCDVITLMATPSGTTEPYDSTKARLYTLQSDPATYCNEPDGPTELFESWLSQFHLEEKKGEISELLVTSPSIRALYTKMVPVAVSHSEFWQRYFYKVHHLEQEEVRREALKQRAEQSVHQEEPGWEEEEEEFLGMSPLPCVNLKSPEEGEQTTSVLAAAAPPTLEESPIPSIKEPAEESWSGLAAVPAPAQVTLSESSESVSLVTQIANPASVPDAQLQTGAQLSGARDLSQRLLEATSEEQGSQPKPAESAHPPTATWELAVSSEQLGSAGLKEQTESKPTGQIKTLKEDGLTDLRVFELNSDSGKSTPSNNGKKGSSTDISEDWEKDFDLDMTEEEVQLALSKVEVSGELEDEEWEDWE is encoded by the exons ATGGTGTGGCAGAAACCATGGGGAAAATGGAGAGTGTGTCTTGTAATGGGGGTTGTTTCTCTGGGTTGGGAACAGGAGAGGCTTAGAAACATGGACTG CTTCATATGTTTATCCTGTAACAGGGAAGATGGAGGCTGGTGGAGAAGCTGGTTGCAGCAAAGCTACCAGACTGTCAAAGAGAAG TCCACGGAAGCATTGGAGTTCATGAAGCGGGACCTGACTGAATTCACCCAGGTGGTGCAGCATGATACAGCATGCACTATTGCTGCCACCGCCAGCGTGGTCAAGGAGAAACTGGTT ACGGAAGGCTCCTCGGGCACGACTGAGAAGGTGAAGAAAGGACTTGCAGACTTCCTGGGCGTCATCTCAGACACATTCGCTCCTTCGCCAGATAAGACCATCGACTGCGATGTCATAACACTGATGGCAACACCCTCTGGTACTACAGAACCGTACGACAGCACCAAG GCTCGTCTCTACACCCTGCAGTCGGACCCAGCAACCTACTGCAACGAACCGGATG GCCccactgagctctttgagtcctGGCTCTCTCAGTTTCACCTAGAGGAGAAGAAAGGGGAGATCTCGGAGCTGCTGGTGACCAGCCCCTCCATCCGGGCTCTCTACACCAAGATG GTCCCAGTGGCTGTTTCCCATTCCGAATTCTGGCAGCGCTACTTCTATAAAGTCCATCACCTGGAGCAG GAGGAGGTTCGGAGGGAAGCTCTGAAGCAGAGGGCGGAGCAGAGCGTGCATcaggaggagccaggctgggaagAGGAAGAGG AGGAATTTTTGGGGATGTCGCCCCTACCTTGTGTGAATTTGAAATCTCCAGAAGAGGGAGAGCAAACAACATCTGTccttgcagcagctgctcccccGACCCTGGAGGAAAGTCCCATCCCCAGCATAAAGGAGCCAGCAGAGGAAAGCTGGTCTGGTCTTGctgcagtcccagccccagcccaggtgacCCTGTCTGAGAGCAGCGAGAGTGTCTCCCTTGTGACTCAGATTGCAAACCCTGCCTCTGTGCCTGATGCACAGTTACAGACTGGAGCACAGCTGTCTGGGGCCAGGGACCTCTCCCAAAGGTTACTGGAAGCTACTTCTGAAGAGCAGGGCTCCCAGCCAAAACCAGCAGAATCTGCACATCCTCCTACAGCCACTTGGGAGCTGGCAGTGTCTTCAGAACAACTGGGCTCTGCGGGGCTCAAGGAGCAGACAGAGAGCAAGCCAACGGGCCAGATAAAGACTCTGAAAGAGGATGGGCTGACAGATTTACGAGTCTTTGAGCTGAACTCCGACAGTGGAAAATCCACTCCCTCCAACAATGGGAAGAAAG GCTCCAGCACCGATATCAGTGAGGACTGGGAGAAAGACTTTGATTTGGACATGACAGAAGAAGAAGTGCAGCTGGCGCTCTCGAAGGTGGAGGTGTCCGGAGAG
- the BSDC1 gene encoding BSD domain-containing protein 1 isoform X3: protein MKRDLTEFTQVVQHDTACTIAATASVVKEKLVTEGSSGTTEKVKKGLADFLGVISDTFAPSPDKTIDCDVITLMATPSGTTEPYDSTKARLYTLQSDPATYCNEPDGPTELFESWLSQFHLEEKKGEISELLVTSPSIRALYTKMVPVAVSHSEFWQRYFYKVHHLEQEEVRREALKQRAEQSVHQEEPGWEEEEEEFLGMSPLPCVNLKSPEEGEQTTSVLAAAAPPTLEESPIPSIKEPAEESWSGLAAVPAPAQVTLSESSESVSLVTQIANPASVPDAQLQTGAQLSGARDLSQRLLEATSEEQGSQPKPAESAHPPTATWELAVSSEQLGSAGLKEQTESKPTGQIKTLKEDGLTDLRVFELNSDSGKSTPSNNGKKGSSTDISEDWEKDFDLDMTEEEVQLALSKVEVSGELEDEEWEDWE, encoded by the exons ATGAAGCGGGACCTGACTGAATTCACCCAGGTGGTGCAGCATGATACAGCATGCACTATTGCTGCCACCGCCAGCGTGGTCAAGGAGAAACTGGTT ACGGAAGGCTCCTCGGGCACGACTGAGAAGGTGAAGAAAGGACTTGCAGACTTCCTGGGCGTCATCTCAGACACATTCGCTCCTTCGCCAGATAAGACCATCGACTGCGATGTCATAACACTGATGGCAACACCCTCTGGTACTACAGAACCGTACGACAGCACCAAG GCTCGTCTCTACACCCTGCAGTCGGACCCAGCAACCTACTGCAACGAACCGGATG GCCccactgagctctttgagtcctGGCTCTCTCAGTTTCACCTAGAGGAGAAGAAAGGGGAGATCTCGGAGCTGCTGGTGACCAGCCCCTCCATCCGGGCTCTCTACACCAAGATG GTCCCAGTGGCTGTTTCCCATTCCGAATTCTGGCAGCGCTACTTCTATAAAGTCCATCACCTGGAGCAG GAGGAGGTTCGGAGGGAAGCTCTGAAGCAGAGGGCGGAGCAGAGCGTGCATcaggaggagccaggctgggaagAGGAAGAGG AGGAATTTTTGGGGATGTCGCCCCTACCTTGTGTGAATTTGAAATCTCCAGAAGAGGGAGAGCAAACAACATCTGTccttgcagcagctgctcccccGACCCTGGAGGAAAGTCCCATCCCCAGCATAAAGGAGCCAGCAGAGGAAAGCTGGTCTGGTCTTGctgcagtcccagccccagcccaggtgacCCTGTCTGAGAGCAGCGAGAGTGTCTCCCTTGTGACTCAGATTGCAAACCCTGCCTCTGTGCCTGATGCACAGTTACAGACTGGAGCACAGCTGTCTGGGGCCAGGGACCTCTCCCAAAGGTTACTGGAAGCTACTTCTGAAGAGCAGGGCTCCCAGCCAAAACCAGCAGAATCTGCACATCCTCCTACAGCCACTTGGGAGCTGGCAGTGTCTTCAGAACAACTGGGCTCTGCGGGGCTCAAGGAGCAGACAGAGAGCAAGCCAACGGGCCAGATAAAGACTCTGAAAGAGGATGGGCTGACAGATTTACGAGTCTTTGAGCTGAACTCCGACAGTGGAAAATCCACTCCCTCCAACAATGGGAAGAAAG GCTCCAGCACCGATATCAGTGAGGACTGGGAGAAAGACTTTGATTTGGACATGACAGAAGAAGAAGTGCAGCTGGCGCTCTCGAAGGTGGAGGTGTCCGGAGAG